Proteins found in one Clostridium kluyveri DSM 555 genomic segment:
- a CDS encoding FlxA-like family protein, with amino-acid sequence MIYIINSIISGNSQAVIQNRNDKSDDQIKLLRHQQDVIQKQIDNIKNGDADPKTKQQLIAPLEEQIQSIEAQIQQKQIEQSSDKDNQPQVKVKKESVSASTEESNKLSRDVLFFNMSSTYKQIRNVNSIRKNLMGKSNVLNSEASLDAQRGNTKSAERKSAEAASLRGKAYVLESKIGKLNSDIGDSVGDITDKTREENSHKVNEDDKKSSEDISKEAENGNFTAGQGLSINILA; translated from the coding sequence GTGATATATATAATAAATTCAATCATATCCGGCAATAGCCAAGCAGTAATACAGAATAGAAATGATAAATCCGATGATCAGATAAAATTGCTTAGACATCAGCAAGATGTAATTCAAAAACAGATAGATAATATAAAAAATGGAGATGCGGATCCAAAAACTAAGCAGCAGCTTATAGCGCCTTTAGAGGAGCAAATACAGAGCATTGAAGCACAAATACAGCAGAAACAAATAGAACAAAGCAGTGATAAAGATAATCAGCCACAAGTAAAAGTAAAAAAAGAATCTGTTTCAGCCAGCACAGAAGAGAGCAACAAACTTTCAAGAGATGTTTTATTTTTTAATATGTCAAGCACATATAAACAAATTAGAAATGTTAATTCCATAAGAAAAAATTTAATGGGAAAGTCCAATGTATTGAATTCAGAAGCTTCCCTTGATGCCCAAAGGGGCAATACGAAGTCAGCGGAAAGAAAAAGTGCGGAAGCTGCTTCACTCAGGGGCAAGGCCTATGTGCTGGAATCTAAAATTGGCAAATTAAACAGTGATATAGGTGATAGTGTAGGGGATATAACAGATAAAACAAGAGAAGAGAATTCACATAAGGTCAATGAGGATGATAAGAAAAGTTCAGAGGATATTTCAAAAGAAGCTGAAAATGGAAATTTTACTGCAGGCCAGGGGTTGTCAATAAATATACTGGCGTGA
- a CDS encoding YjfB family protein: MDIAALSAAMSEYSVKQSAGIAITKMAMNASEQNAVNVTDMINSMAVDPNLGSKLDVKA, from the coding sequence ATGGATATAGCGGCACTTTCTGCAGCAATGAGTGAGTATAGTGTTAAACAATCAGCAGGTATAGCCATTACAAAAATGGCTATGAATGCATCAGAGCAGAATGCTGTAAATGTGACAGATATGATAAATAGTATGGCAGTTGATCCTAATTTAGGAAGCAAACTGGATGTAAAGGCATAA